A window of the Scophthalmus maximus strain ysfricsl-2021 chromosome 8, ASM2237912v1, whole genome shotgun sequence genome harbors these coding sequences:
- the notum2 gene encoding carboxylesterase notum2: MKILGQIAFLLLLGGIWCQNNRNAKAGGKSTKRSGGNQGGDGGQSPPTVELTPGSTGGSGSTRGTAGGTAEAGREGAAGARAPGQQTDDMRLYFLKNTQVTCNDGTAAGFYLKEFRGSRRWLLFLEGGWCCYSKETCDSRYQNIQRLMSSSGWPQTKRGTGILSPQAEENAHWHNANIVFIPYCSSDVWSGTGPAPTPPPRPRQGREKERERSANATEYTFMGSLIIREVIKDLIPKGIKQAKVVMLSGSSAGGTGVLLNIERVASQLEQLGAEAQVRGLVDSGWFIESKQQRSPNCPETVSCSPEDAIKIGLRLWNGVVPDRCRQLYKKGEEWQCFFGHRLYSTLTSPLFVVQWLFDEEQLRVENIYIGGQSLSEVQWQYIQNLGTELKNSLRDVTAVFAPSCLSHTVLTKSNWMSYQVRGTSLPRALHCWDRSLEATRNNRTPAKGCPFHLVDTCQWPQCNPTCPALVDQATQQELTLLQMLVAMGLDLQRLGLDPQGDEVPLASMVSNGG; the protein is encoded by the exons ATGAAGATACTGGGCCAGATTGCTTTCTTGCTTCTGCTTGGGGGAATCTGGTGTCAGAACAACCGTAATGCGAAAGCCGGTGGCAAGTCCACCAAGAGGTCTGGTGGGAACCAAGGAGGTGATGGTGGCCAGTCACCCCCCACTGTTGAACTGACTCCTGGAAGCACTGGAGGCTCTGGAAGCACGAGAGGCACTGCTGGTGGTACAGCTGAAGCCGGACGGGAGGGCGCTGCGGGAGCCCGAGCACCTGGACAGCAGACAGATGATATGAGGCTGTACTTCCTCAAGAACACCCAAGTTACATGCAATGATGGAACAGCAGCTGG GTTTTACCTCAAGGAGTTCAGAGGAAGCCGCCGATGGCTGTTATTTCTGGAAG GCGGCTGGTGCTGCTACAGCAAAGAGACCTGCGATTCCAGGTACCAAAATATCCAGCGACTGATGAGCTCATCAGGTTGGCCCCAAACAAAAAGAG GAACTGGAATACTGTCTCCTCAAGCAGAAGAAAACGCTCACTGGCATAATGCAAACATTGT ATTCATCCCGTACTGTTCCAGTGATGTATGGAGTGGTACTGGGCCGGCTCCGACCCCTCCTCCCCGGCCACgacaaggcagagagaaagaaagagagaggagcgCAAATGCAA CTGAGTACACCTTCATGGGATCCCTGATCATCCGCGAGGTCATCAAAGACCTCATCCCCAAAGGAATCAAGCAGGCCAAGGTTGTAATGCTGTCTGGCTCGAG TGCTGGCGGTACAGGTGTTTTGCTGAACATCGAGAGGGTGGCCAGTCAGCTGGAGCAGCTCGGTGCTGAGGCTCAGGTCCGAGGCCTTGTGGACTCCGGCTGGTTTATAGAGAGCAAGCAGCAGAGGTCGCCCAACTGTCCCGAGACTGTCTCCTGCTCGCCCGAAGATGCCATCAAGATAGGACTCAG ACTGTGGAACGGGGTTGTGCCTGATAGGTGTCGGCAGCTCTATAAGAAAGGAGAGGAGTGGCAGTGCTTCTTTGGACACAGACTCTACTCTACCTTGACCT CCCCCCTGTTTGTTGTGCAGTGGCTGTTCGATGAGGAGCAGCTTAGGGTGGAGAACATCTACATCGGAGGACAGAGTCTGTCTGAGGTGCAGTGGCAGTACATACAGAACCTGGGCACGGAGCTCAAGAACTCCCTGAGAGATGTCAC ggctgTATTTGCTCCGTCTTGCCTGTCCCACACAGTGCTTACTAAAAG TAACTGGATGAGTTACCAAGTGAGAGGCACTTCTCTGCCGAGGGCCCTGCACTGCTGGGACCGGAGTCTGGAGGCAACGCGCAACAACAGGACGCCTGCCAAAGGTTGTCCTTTCCATCTGGTCGACACCTGCCAGTGGCCCCAGTGCAACCCCACCTGCCCAGCCTTGGTTGACCAGGCCACCCAGCAGGAGCTTACCCTGCTCCAGATGCTAGTCGCCATGGGCCTTGACCTCCAGAGGCTGGGCTTGGATCCCCAGGGAGATGAGGTTCCTCTGGCCAGCATGGTCAGCAATGGTGGCTAA
- the rps15a gene encoding 40S ribosomal protein S15a — protein sequence MGWLIFTRKRLRFFFSHIALRVFFYFLFPPYCRTGIMVRMNVLADALKCINNAEKRGKRQVLIRPCSKVIVRFLTVMMKHGYIGEFEIIDDHRAGKIVVNLTGRLNKCGVISPRFDLQLKDLEKWQNNLLPSRQFGYIVLTTSAGIMDHEEARRKHTGGKILGFFF from the exons ATGGGGTGGCTCATCTTCACTCGAAAGCGtcttcgattttttttttcccatattgCATTGCGGGTTTTTTTCTACTTCCTCTTTCCGCCATATTGCAGAACCG GCATCATGGTGCGCATGAACGTTCTCGCGGATGCCCTGAAGTGCATCAACAATGCAGAGAAGCGTGGGAAACGCCAGGTCCTCATCAGGCCCTGCTCCAAGGTTATTGTGCGCTTCCTCACCGTCATGATGAAGCACG GTTACATTGGTGAGTTTGAGATCATCGATGACCATAGAGCTGGAAAAATTGTCGTCAATCTCACGGGCAGGCTGAACAAG tGTGGTGTGATCAGTCCTCGTTTTGATCTCCAACTCAAGGACCTGGAGAAGTGGCAGAACAACCTGCTGCCCTCAAGACAGTTTGG ATACATTGTGCTGACCACCTCAGCTGGCATCATGGACCATGAAGAGGCCAGACGAAAACACACAGGAGGCAAAATCCTTGGattctttttctaa
- the coq7 gene encoding 5-demethoxyubiquinone hydroxylase, mitochondrial: protein MQRAAHTAPRAWSQIVGPATTRQCLKCRASLRPSTRAYGVLPPPRDGEEKDMLDRILRVDHAGEYGANRIYAGQMAVLGRSRVGPLIQEMWDQEKKHLEKFNEILAENRVRPTALLPLWNIAGFALGASSALLGKEGAMACTVAVEESISEHYNSQIRALMEKDPERYIELLNVIKEFRDDEMEHHDTGLAHDAETLPGYWLLKNAIQLGCRAAIYVSQRV, encoded by the exons ATGCAAAGAGCCGCGCACACAGCTCCGCGCGCGTGGTCTCAGATCGTCGGTCCGGCGACGACCCGCCAGTGTTTAAAATGCAGAG CGTCCCTGCGGCCGAGCACGCGCGCTTACGGCGTGCTCCCGCCGCCGCGCGACGGCGAGGAGAAGGACATGCTGGACCGAATACTGCGCGTGGACCATGCGGGTGAATACGGCGCCAACCGCATCTACGCCGGCCAGATGGCGGTGTTGGGTCGATCCAGAGTCGGACCTCTCATACAG GAAATGTGGGATCAAGAAAAGAAGCACCTCGAGAAATTCAACGAAATTCTCGCTGAGAACAGAGTTCGGCCTACAGCACTGTTACCCCTCTGGAATATCGCTGGATTTGCATTAG GGGCATCCAGTGCACTGCTGGGAAAAGAGGGGGCCATGGCCTGCACTGTGGCAGTGGAGGAGAGTATCTCAGAGCACTACAACAGCCAGATAAGAGCTTTGATGGAAAAGGACCCAGAGAGATACATTGAACTTTTAAAT GTTATAAAGGAATTCAGAGACGATGAAATGGAACATCATGACACAGGACTGGCGCACGATGCTGAAACT ctACCTGGATACTGGCTACTAAAAAATGCAATACAGCTCGGCTGCAGAGCTGCTATATATGTATCACAACGTGTCTAA